GCCTCTCTGACGTGCAGGCTCCTGTAAAGATCGTAGGGAGGGACTTGGGGATGCTGAGGGATGGTGGCCTTGACGGTGTTCCTGTAGAGATCGCAAGGAGGGGCTCGGAGACGCTAGCGGAGACAAGGACGACGAAGTGTCAGACGCGATACTTGTCCTACGAGATCCCGGCCCGGATGGAGGATCCGCGGGCCGAGTGCTGACCGCGCTCCTCTGAGCCTCGGCCTTGACAGGACTTCTGCTCGCGCCGCCCTCCGAATCCGACGAGAAGGGGCTCGTGTCTCTGCTTCGAGCTCCACCCACTGCGACGGAAGAGTTCCTTGTTGGGGGTTTCGGCATCTTACTTTTGTGTACATTCGCAGGGCTCTTGGGTCCGTGTGGGTGCTTGTGCGTTCGTTTATTGTCAGGCTTTACTGCCTTACCCGACGGCTGAGAGGGTTTTATTGCGCTCTCCACGCTGCTTCTGTTGTCTTTTTCCGATCTACGGCCAAACAAGGGGAGTCTGCTGCGGAAGggcttcctctcctttccatggccgcttttcttctctttctcattttctctctccccatcttctttgAAATCGATGTCCGAGAACTCAAAGATGTTAAAATCCGGAGCCTTCTTGATCGTGTTGTACTTCCAGGAGTCCGAGAGCCACACCGTGCTCTCCGCCGAGTCGTGAGGAGGCTCGGAGGTCACGGAGTCTGCAGATGAGCTTTCATCGCCGTCCGTGACGTCATCGCCCCCCGGGAGCTCAGCAGCGGCAGCGATATATCTCCGCGGAAACCTTAAGTTCTCGTACACAATCTCATCCTTTTCTGTTCTCGGCGCGAAAGTCAGATTCTCGTAAATACGAGTTTTGGGAGCCATGGAATTTAGACCGAACTCTTTGTCGGTTTTGGCGGAAGGGATTCGCGTTGGACTGCGTAGTTGTTTCTCTTCAAACGACAGATCCTGCCTCAGTAGCCTATGTGGGTGGAAGAGTAACTTTATTCGTCTTTGCCAGGTGAAAATATCAAACATAAagcttttttgttgtttgtcaaGGCATTCCTATGGCTCTAGGGTTTAGCAAAATGAGTTTCTCTTTCTTATAGATGGGGAGATAATATTTACCTTCTCTGGTTAGAGACGTTCAATTCATTCATCCTCTGATTAACATGATTGTGTCTTGGCAGAGCCGTCGGACCCCTGGCCCGAGTAGCGGGCCGCGTAGACACACTCACGTCCTGGTTGTTGTTGTCCTGCGGGGACGTGGGGGAGGTGCGCACGGCGGGGAGGTGCTTGCTGGGTCGCCCGTTGCTGGCGGTATTTTTCTGATCTTTCGAGGGGATCCTATGGAGCGTCGGGGTCGGGGAGCGGTTAGATCTGAGGGGCCTTGTACCCACATACCTGCCAGACTCGGTGGTGGCCAGAGCCAAGGTCGTCCTTGAGGCGTGGTCCCCCTTGGTGTTGTCGTCGGCTGGCTTCCCCGCCgcccctttgttgttgttgttgttgttcttgctagtCCTGGAGAGGGGCCGTGGGATGCTCGAAGGGTCGGCGGTGGAGGCTGCCAGCTTGTCAATGGAGGCTGGCTCCTGGGCCTCCGTGGGCTGCGTGGTGACGGTGCTCTGGGGATCGAAGCAGCCGTGGCCTCGCGATGCCCGTCTCAAACGCCCAAGTCCAGGCGCAGGCACCATCACCCCGCACGGACACACCACCATACTCACCACCTCCTCTTTCGCTGCGGGGAAGCTCTCTCCGGGGAAAATTGTTAGTGAAGAATATATCACTCACACTAATGATGGCACCGCTTCACGCCATTTGAGTTTCGCTTTAT
This sequence is a window from Penaeus chinensis breed Huanghai No. 1 chromosome 10, ASM1920278v2, whole genome shotgun sequence. Protein-coding genes within it:
- the LOC125029388 gene encoding serine/arginine repetitive matrix protein 2-like, with product MFDIFTWQRRIKLLFHPHRLLRQDLSFEEKQLRSPTRIPSAKTDKEFGLNSMAPKTRIYENLTFAPRTEKDEIVYENLRFPRRYIAAAAELPGGDDVTDGDESSSADSVTSEPPHDSAESTVWLSDSWKYNTIKKAPDFNIFEFSDIDFKEDGERENEKEKKSGHGKERKPFRSRLPLFGRRSEKDNRSSVESAIKPSQPSGKAVKPDNKRTHKHPHGPKSPANVHKSKMPKPPTRNSSVAVGGARSRDTSPFSSDSEGGASRSPVKAEAQRSAVSTRPADPPSGPGSRRTSIASDTSSSLSPLASPSPSLRSLQEHRQGHHPSASPSPSLRSLQEPARQRGSPGTPPSLSLRSLQKHHQGRSTPSSPTFSLRSLQEGHQSRSPSASPSPSLRSLPEGQGTATKDRRQRSSPAGIHAVGESYPRTQDRNSYMKSFTSNRHDRTDARRGESLERLPRLGKKSVGAAGAASPGRGPRRQPILESDEDHQQTSPNRFDLDDGAHSPQHTLSRTTDTERVLCDSGGPRSSSRHVSRHDMRRRSLQAGALMPSLQHTAWNPQERPGERSILQDPISLKKDKPPLTAASCDVTSSQQSSFRQCPSPWFRDAGALLSGHLFGEFSISLFSGSLVHSANL